The Acidobacteriota bacterium genome has a window encoding:
- a CDS encoding serine hydrolase, with the protein MPPPPSNRRSFLTHLSAGALLSAAPPLRVTSQPAPHTHPQDLGLDRAYALVQRMLSPRPEYGAAILAGRRDRILPPRAFGRMGTLDAPEVRPDTIFLIASCTKPIVASAACLLIERGLLELDQPLHEIIPEIAEEQHGIRLIHLMTHTSGFGSIPRNQEFRATRQPLDRFLREMFKRRTSDFPPGTGVKYCNAGFLLLSEAIRRASGMSTPDFLKKEFFRPLGMPDSFLGRTDQDRSRISDCVLPPELAAAVSNWNTDYFHRLANPWGGIFSTVRDYSRFLQMLLNGGEYRGVRVFSPATVRMMTGNQIPRLPGLSQAHRIAHATGLGWQLRDNGHFKFMGSLVSPQSYGHYGVTGCSVWADPETGLFMTLFSNKPYSDRELGIVSNAVAASLVG; encoded by the coding sequence ATGCCCCCACCGCCCTCCAACAGACGAAGCTTCCTCACCCACCTGAGCGCCGGCGCCCTCCTCTCAGCCGCGCCGCCCCTCCGGGTCACATCCCAACCAGCACCCCACACCCACCCCCAAGACCTGGGCCTCGATCGCGCCTACGCCCTGGTCCAACGCATGCTCTCCCCCCGCCCCGAATACGGCGCCGCCATCCTGGCCGGCCGGCGCGACCGCATCCTCCCTCCCCGCGCCTTCGGCCGAATGGGCACCCTCGACGCTCCGGAAGTGCGTCCCGACACCATCTTCCTCATCGCCTCCTGCACCAAGCCCATCGTCGCCAGCGCCGCCTGCCTCCTGATCGAACGGGGCCTCCTGGAACTCGACCAACCGCTCCACGAGATCATTCCGGAAATCGCGGAAGAGCAGCACGGAATCCGCCTCATCCACCTCATGACCCACACCTCCGGTTTCGGCTCCATCCCCCGCAACCAGGAATTCCGGGCTACTCGTCAACCCCTGGACCGGTTCCTTCGCGAGATGTTCAAACGGCGAACGTCCGACTTCCCGCCCGGCACCGGTGTCAAGTACTGCAACGCCGGCTTCCTCCTCCTGAGTGAAGCGATCCGCCGCGCTAGCGGCATGTCCACCCCCGATTTCCTGAAAAAGGAGTTCTTCCGGCCCCTGGGTATGCCCGACTCGTTCCTGGGACGGACCGACCAGGACCGGAGCCGGATCTCAGACTGTGTCCTGCCCCCCGAGCTGGCGGCGGCGGTGAGCAACTGGAACACCGACTACTTCCACCGCCTGGCCAACCCCTGGGGCGGGATCTTCTCCACGGTGCGCGACTACAGCCGGTTTCTCCAGATGCTCCTCAACGGCGGAGAGTACCGGGGAGTTCGCGTTTTCAGCCCGGCCACGGTCCGGATGATGACCGGCAACCAGATCCCGCGGCTTCCCGGCTTGAGCCAGGCTCACCGGATCGCCCACGCCACGGGCCTGGGTTGGCAACTGCGGGACAACGGGCACTTCAAGTTCATGGGAAGCCTGGTCTCGCCGCAGTCCTACGGCCACTACGGTGTGACGGGCTGCTCGGTGTGGGCCGACCCGGAGACCGGCCTCTTCATGACCCTGTTCAGCAACAAGCCCTACAGCGACCGGGAGCTGGGAATCGTCTCCAACGCCGTCGCCGCCTCTCTGGTGGGATAG
- a CDS encoding recombinase A, with the protein MSALQAIDLRGLRTHLDWAAATPRTETPLWSREHLAGRLCELSSRSGAALLTSAFRLVLDAQMEGEPVAWVAAGPDTFFAPDAAGNGVDLNALVVIRVPDAQSAGRAADRLLRSGAFGLIVMDLNFNPTISVPLQTRLVQQARTHGAALLCLTSKARGAPSLGTMVSLRGQTSCRRLEVDRFQYRIEILKDRSHGPGWSHTEVCRGPEGLH; encoded by the coding sequence ATGTCAGCCTTGCAAGCCATCGATCTGCGGGGTCTCAGGACCCATCTCGATTGGGCGGCGGCGACGCCGCGGACGGAAACGCCGCTCTGGTCCCGGGAGCACTTGGCCGGCCGCCTCTGCGAGCTCTCCTCCAGGTCCGGAGCCGCGCTGCTGACGTCCGCCTTTCGCCTGGTGCTGGATGCACAGATGGAGGGCGAGCCGGTGGCCTGGGTCGCAGCCGGGCCGGACACCTTCTTCGCCCCGGATGCGGCCGGGAACGGCGTGGACCTGAACGCCCTGGTGGTGATTCGCGTCCCGGACGCCCAGTCCGCGGGACGCGCGGCGGACCGGCTCTTGCGGTCGGGAGCCTTCGGACTGATCGTGATGGATCTGAACTTCAATCCCACCATTTCGGTGCCGTTGCAGACGCGCCTGGTCCAGCAGGCGCGGACTCACGGTGCCGCCCTCCTCTGCCTGACCTCCAAGGCCCGGGGGGCGCCTTCGCTGGGGACCATGGTCTCGCTGCGGGGGCAGACTTCCTGCCGGCGTCTGGAGGTCGACCGCTTCCAGTACCGGATCGAGATCTTGAAGGACAGGAGTCATGGACCGGGTTGGAGCCACACCGAGGTCTGCCGTGGACCGGAAGGCCTGCATTAA
- a CDS encoding type II toxin-antitoxin system PrlF family antitoxin, translating into MIESSITKKGQTTLPKPVREVLGLRAGDRVRYVISEGNVRILPVRPIGRLYGVLRHEGPAVTVEQMEQAVADGAIVE; encoded by the coding sequence ATGATTGAATCTTCCATTACCAAGAAGGGCCAGACGACACTTCCCAAGCCCGTGCGGGAGGTGCTCGGCCTGCGGGCCGGGGACCGGGTGCGCTACGTCATTTCCGAGGGCAACGTGCGAATTCTGCCGGTCCGGCCCATCGGCCGGTTGTATGGGGTGCTCCGGCATGAAGGGCCCGCCGTTACCGTGGAGCAAATGGAGCAGGCCGTAGCCGACGGGGCAATTGTGGAGTGA
- a CDS encoding DNA polymerase Y family protein encodes MDRVGATPRSAVDRKACINIRALPLQLLMRRHPEWRQRPVAVVEQEKPQSPILWVNSAAAGSGIRPGMRYASGLSLDRNLCAGTVSGKEIESAVRQVHELLADFSPGVEPSQDEPGVFWIDASGLDKLYGSFENWTRQMAVRLSREELPASIVVGFSRFGSYAIAKAENRVTVLPSFEMEEVCSRKVRLQHLGINPSLRDRLEKLGIHTVGDFLDLPQGGIVRHLGQEAWALYRLAAGELSLPLQPRMIPEPLRVRTELEEPESNAARLLFRIKQLLDPLLMAAADRNQKVSVLRLQLLLEDGDRRLEQIQPARPTLKVSVLLDLVRLRLESLSLPVPPVELSLEVEGVSASPQVLSLLQRNPRRNLEAALRALARVRAEFGPDSVLSARLKSGHLPEARSEWRPLEKLKAANPRSVSLRPLVRRAHARPRPLKRSLLESAGRWKRSPGLGRLLGYLINGGWWSREVRRDYRFVNTGRGEILWVYYDQKRRRWYSQGRVE; translated from the coding sequence ATGGACCGGGTTGGAGCCACACCGAGGTCTGCCGTGGACCGGAAGGCCTGCATTAACATCCGGGCCCTGCCGCTGCAGCTCCTGATGAGGAGGCATCCGGAGTGGAGGCAGAGGCCGGTGGCGGTGGTGGAGCAGGAGAAACCCCAGAGCCCCATCCTCTGGGTCAACTCCGCGGCTGCGGGGTCCGGCATTCGGCCGGGGATGCGCTATGCCTCCGGCCTCTCCCTGGATCGGAACCTGTGTGCGGGCACGGTGTCCGGGAAGGAGATCGAGTCCGCGGTCCGGCAGGTGCACGAACTGCTGGCCGATTTCAGTCCCGGGGTCGAGCCCTCCCAAGACGAGCCCGGGGTCTTCTGGATCGATGCCAGCGGACTCGACAAGCTTTACGGCTCTTTCGAGAACTGGACCCGGCAGATGGCCGTCCGCCTCTCCCGGGAGGAGTTGCCGGCGAGCATCGTGGTGGGCTTCAGCCGTTTCGGCAGCTATGCCATCGCCAAGGCGGAGAACCGGGTGACGGTGCTCCCCTCCTTCGAGATGGAGGAGGTCTGCAGCCGCAAGGTGCGCCTGCAGCATCTGGGGATCAATCCGAGCTTGCGCGACCGGTTGGAGAAGCTGGGGATTCACACCGTCGGAGACTTTCTGGATCTTCCCCAAGGCGGCATCGTCCGGCATCTGGGCCAGGAGGCCTGGGCACTGTACCGTCTGGCGGCGGGCGAGCTTTCGTTGCCGCTCCAGCCCCGAATGATCCCCGAGCCTCTCCGTGTCCGGACGGAACTGGAGGAGCCTGAATCCAACGCGGCAAGACTCCTTTTCCGGATCAAGCAGTTGCTGGACCCCTTGCTGATGGCGGCGGCGGACAGGAACCAAAAGGTGTCCGTCCTCCGGTTGCAGCTTCTGCTGGAGGATGGAGACCGCCGCCTCGAGCAGATCCAGCCGGCCCGGCCCACCTTGAAGGTTTCGGTCCTGCTGGATCTGGTCCGTTTGCGCCTGGAGAGCCTCTCCCTGCCGGTTCCTCCGGTGGAGCTCTCCCTGGAAGTGGAGGGGGTGTCCGCCTCTCCCCAGGTGCTGAGCCTCCTGCAACGGAATCCGCGCCGGAACCTGGAGGCGGCCCTGCGCGCCCTGGCCCGGGTCCGGGCCGAGTTCGGCCCCGATTCGGTGCTCTCGGCCCGGCTCAAATCGGGGCATCTGCCGGAAGCCCGTTCCGAGTGGCGGCCCTTGGAGAAGCTCAAGGCGGCCAATCCCCGTTCGGTCTCCCTGCGCCCCCTGGTGCGGCGCGCCCACGCCCGCCCCCGGCCCCTGAAACGGTCTCTCTTGGAGTCGGCGGGCCGGTGGAAGCGATCCCCGGGACTGGGACGTCTACTGGGCTATCTCATCAACGGAGGGTGGTGGAGCCGGGAAGTCCGGCGGGACTACCGGTTCGTCAACACCGGCCGGGGCGAGATCCTCTGGGTCTACTACGACCAGAAAAGGCGGCGCTGGTACTCGCAGGGCCGAGTCGAGTGA
- the lexA gene encoding transcriptional repressor LexA produces the protein MAYTPPGETRKKVYEFVRERILNGSSPTVREVQRAFGFRAVQSARQHLEALVAEGKLVKDSGKARSHRLPELGRVRSSHLIPMLGRVQAGELTTALQDPGDYLLVQKTRFDDRELFALTVRGESMLQAGILPGDTVIVRRQPAARPGEIVVALVGEEATVKRYREKKGRVELHPENDAFEPIVPREDGEPFSILGKVIEVRRNLE, from the coding sequence ATGGCCTATACGCCGCCTGGGGAGACGCGAAAAAAGGTCTACGAGTTCGTGCGGGAGAGGATCCTGAACGGATCGTCGCCCACCGTCCGGGAGGTGCAGCGGGCCTTCGGGTTCCGGGCGGTCCAGTCGGCGAGGCAGCACCTGGAGGCGCTGGTGGCCGAGGGGAAGCTGGTCAAGGACTCGGGCAAGGCCCGGTCCCACCGCCTGCCGGAGTTGGGGCGGGTTCGCTCCTCCCACCTGATCCCCATGCTGGGCCGCGTCCAGGCGGGGGAGTTGACCACGGCCCTGCAGGACCCGGGCGATTATCTCCTGGTGCAGAAGACCCGTTTCGACGACCGGGAGCTCTTCGCCCTGACCGTTCGGGGGGAGAGCATGCTCCAGGCCGGCATCCTGCCGGGAGACACCGTGATCGTCCGCCGGCAGCCGGCCGCCAGGCCGGGGGAGATCGTGGTGGCCCTGGTGGGGGAGGAGGCGACCGTCAAGCGGTACCGGGAAAAGAAGGGCCGGGTCGAGCTGCATCCCGAAAACGATGCCTTCGAGCCCATCGTCCCCCGGGAGGACGGAGAGCCGTTCTCGATCCTGGGCAAGGTCATCGAAGTCAGAAGGAACCTGGAGTAA